A window of Raineyella sp. W15-4 contains these coding sequences:
- a CDS encoding oxidoreductase yields the protein MTAPVAIVTGGSSGIGELTAHRLKERGYTVYAAARRTDRMKGLQRSGIHTRALDLTVDRSMQDLVDTVVAEQGRIDLLINNAGFGAFGAVETVPLRDARAQFEVNVFGLARMTQLVLPQMRSAGTGRVVNVSSIAGYVAEPYGAWYHASKHAVEGLSDCLRMEMKPFGVDVILVEPGPVRTEWNAIAADSLVKSSKGTPYAKHAKATRRALRAMNSGVLAVPASRVADVIVRAATDDKPRARYPVGRRAAAIITAAKYLPTRAVDAVTGLLYFAR from the coding sequence ATGACTGCTCCCGTCGCCATCGTCACCGGCGGCTCGTCCGGCATCGGTGAGCTCACCGCCCACCGGCTGAAGGAACGCGGCTACACGGTCTACGCGGCGGCCCGGCGAACCGACCGGATGAAGGGGCTGCAGCGGTCCGGCATCCACACCCGGGCGCTGGACCTCACCGTCGATCGGTCGATGCAGGACCTCGTCGACACGGTGGTGGCCGAACAGGGCCGGATCGACCTGCTGATCAACAACGCCGGGTTCGGCGCCTTCGGGGCGGTCGAGACCGTACCGCTACGCGACGCCAGGGCCCAGTTCGAGGTGAACGTCTTCGGCCTGGCCCGGATGACCCAGCTCGTCCTCCCGCAGATGCGGTCGGCGGGCACCGGCCGGGTGGTCAACGTCTCCTCGATCGCCGGCTACGTCGCCGAACCGTACGGAGCCTGGTACCACGCCTCCAAGCACGCCGTGGAGGGGCTGTCGGACTGCCTGCGGATGGAGATGAAGCCGTTCGGTGTCGATGTCATCCTGGTCGAGCCGGGCCCGGTGCGCACCGAATGGAACGCGATCGCCGCCGACTCGCTGGTGAAGTCCTCGAAGGGCACGCCGTATGCCAAGCACGCCAAGGCCACCCGCCGGGCGCTGCGGGCGATGAACTCCGGCGTCCTCGCCGTGCCGGCCTCCCGCGTCGCCGACGTGATCGTCCGCGCCGCCACCGACGACAAGCCCCGGGCCCGCTACCCCGTCGGGCGACGCGCCGCCGCGATCATCACCGCCGCGAAGTACCTGCCCACCAGGGCCGTGGACGCGGTCACCGGGCTGCTGTATTTCGCCCGCTGA
- a CDS encoding LytR C-terminal domain-containing protein, protein MDAQKLWRTIRTPLILLVLIAVVALGTLWAWQQILKPSPKAQPAPCVPQTVQDGKLLSQQVTVTVDNAGSKQGLAGQVSRSLTAQKFVVTGTGNSTSIVTQDVVVVGYAVDAPEVKLVAAQFPKAEVRADTTMTDHLVRVIVGDQFAGMKDKAAAAIAVDAPSVCLPALPSASASPSS, encoded by the coding sequence ATGGACGCCCAGAAGCTGTGGCGGACCATCCGCACGCCCCTCATCCTGTTGGTCCTCATCGCTGTCGTCGCCCTGGGCACCCTGTGGGCCTGGCAGCAGATCCTCAAGCCGTCGCCGAAGGCCCAGCCGGCACCCTGTGTCCCCCAGACGGTGCAGGACGGCAAGCTGTTGTCGCAGCAGGTGACGGTCACCGTGGACAACGCCGGCAGCAAACAGGGGCTGGCCGGTCAGGTCTCCCGGTCCCTGACCGCGCAGAAATTCGTCGTCACCGGCACCGGCAACTCCACCAGCATCGTCACCCAGGACGTCGTCGTGGTGGGCTACGCCGTCGACGCCCCCGAAGTGAAGCTCGTCGCCGCACAGTTCCCGAAGGCCGAGGTCCGCGCCGACACGACGATGACCGACCATCTGGTCCGGGTCATCGTCGGGGACCAGTTCGCCGGAATGAAGGACAAGGCCGCTGCCGCGATCGCGGTGGACGCCCCGTCGGTCTGTCTGCCGGCGCTGCCCTCGGCGTCCGCGTCGCCCAGCTCCTGA
- a CDS encoding type II toxin-antitoxin system VapB family antitoxin has protein sequence MIFKRVGDGRPYPDHGYVQKQWAAIPPHQVRLDQLVTTKRTLDLEALLEEDSTFYGDLFAHVVSWHGELYLEDGLHRALRAALQQRQTMHARVLELG, from the coding sequence GTGATTTTCAAGCGCGTGGGTGATGGACGTCCCTACCCGGACCACGGGTACGTCCAGAAGCAGTGGGCCGCCATCCCTCCGCACCAGGTGCGCCTCGACCAGCTGGTGACGACCAAGCGGACGCTGGATCTCGAGGCGCTCCTGGAGGAGGATTCCACCTTCTACGGGGACCTGTTCGCCCACGTCGTGTCGTGGCACGGGGAGCTCTACCTGGAGGACGGCCTGCACCGGGCGCTGCGCGCCGCACTCCAGCAGCGCCAGACGATGCACGCCCGGGTGCTGGAACTGGGCTAG
- a CDS encoding magnesium transporter MgtE N-terminal domain-containing protein — protein MESPLSAMSAAAAGGRRRSETRREVSGLLVSAAGLIGRPVRGQDGVPVGRLDDVVVLAGDPHPPVVGYIVRIGPRRVWLHASHVAGLVQGQLQLQVAKFDLQDVRRRPLEIQLYHDVVDHQLVDLHGVQVVRASDLYLSDVGDGWRLVGVDTSWTTFLRRALPGSRGRQPSPSVVLDWAGIHSLAVAEEQGIQLDVPNEQLKLLAPADLADLLGDLGRTERQELLDDLDTEDAADALELMSSADSASVLGDVDVERAAELLATMEPDEAVDALRELPTDERELLLDALAEEDEVDLRSLLGFDEDTAGGMMTSAMITVRSDATVGAAVGLLMAARGDAGQCDVVLLVDEAGGLVDDVSALELLGEDPARPLAELVGPPWPTTVPVDAPLDDVVEAVRGNIGASVVVVDEENRPQGRILADDLVDALGEIERRWPWQRLKGGNA, from the coding sequence ATGGAATCTCCTCTGAGCGCGATGAGCGCCGCCGCAGCGGGCGGGCGCCGACGATCCGAGACCCGGCGTGAGGTCTCCGGTCTGCTGGTCTCCGCCGCCGGGCTGATCGGCCGGCCGGTGCGCGGACAGGACGGGGTGCCGGTGGGACGTCTCGACGACGTCGTGGTGCTGGCCGGCGACCCGCACCCGCCGGTGGTCGGCTACATCGTCCGGATCGGGCCGCGACGGGTGTGGTTGCACGCCTCCCATGTGGCCGGCCTGGTCCAGGGCCAGTTGCAGCTGCAGGTGGCGAAGTTCGACCTGCAGGACGTACGCCGCCGTCCGCTGGAGATCCAGCTGTACCACGATGTGGTGGACCACCAGCTCGTCGACCTGCACGGGGTGCAGGTGGTGCGGGCCTCCGACCTCTACCTCAGCGACGTCGGGGACGGCTGGCGGCTGGTCGGGGTCGACACCTCCTGGACCACCTTCCTGCGCCGGGCGCTGCCGGGCAGCCGCGGCCGGCAGCCCTCGCCGTCGGTCGTCCTCGACTGGGCGGGGATCCACTCGCTGGCCGTCGCGGAGGAGCAGGGCATCCAGCTCGACGTCCCGAACGAGCAGCTCAAGCTGCTGGCACCCGCCGACCTCGCCGACCTGCTCGGCGACCTGGGACGTACGGAGCGGCAGGAGCTGCTGGATGACCTGGACACCGAGGACGCCGCCGACGCGCTGGAACTGATGTCCTCGGCCGACTCCGCCAGCGTGCTGGGCGACGTCGACGTCGAGCGGGCCGCCGAGCTGCTCGCCACGATGGAGCCGGACGAGGCCGTCGACGCACTGCGGGAACTGCCGACCGACGAGCGGGAGTTGTTGCTCGACGCGCTGGCCGAGGAGGACGAGGTCGACCTGCGCTCGCTGCTCGGCTTCGACGAGGACACCGCGGGCGGCATGATGACCTCGGCGATGATCACCGTCCGGTCCGATGCCACCGTCGGGGCGGCTGTCGGTCTGCTGATGGCGGCCCGCGGGGACGCCGGTCAGTGCGATGTCGTGCTGCTGGTGGACGAGGCCGGCGGGCTGGTCGACGACGTCAGCGCCCTCGAGCTGCTCGGCGAGGATCCGGCCCGGCCGCTGGCCGAACTGGTCGGACCGCCCTGGCCCACCACGGTGCCGGTCGACGCGCCGCTGGACGATGTGGTCGAGGCGGTCCGCGGCAACATCGGGGCCTCGGTCGTGGTGGTGGACGAGGAGAACCGCCCGCAGGGCCGGATCCTCGCGGACGACCTGGTCGACGCCCTCGGCGAGATCGAGCGGCGCTGGCCCTGGCAGCGGCTCAAGGGAGGGAATGCGTGA
- a CDS encoding Nramp family divalent metal transporter yields the protein MASKVKTATEEQSIGNGAATAGVGRWRRMAMSAAALAAVVGPGLIAGLSDDDPAGITTYSSLGASYGYQLLWVLVVSTVALILFQDLGARIGVVTGQGLAGLIRQRYGARAGVLSIAALVVANIGTTTAEFAGVAAGTEIFGLSRYISVPIAAIAVSALVLRGGFRGVERVLIVLSAVFIAYIGAGILARPDWGAALQGMVVPAMPLTKDSILITTATLGTTLAPWGLAFIQSYAVDKKLGTKELGLLRIDVVTGAILTGVIGFFVVVACAATMYAHGIQITDAASAAVALEPLAGPMAEALFAVGLLGAALLAASILPLSTAYSVCDVAGRPAALDDTPREAPLFYGTFATVTVIGVVLVLLPGVSLVPILVLTQVLNAVLLLPLLAYMAGIARDRRLMGEYVAGRAVTSVYYVVIALVVVCILAMLWLTFIGG from the coding sequence ATGGCGAGCAAGGTGAAGACCGCGACCGAGGAACAGTCGATCGGGAACGGCGCCGCCACCGCCGGCGTCGGCCGGTGGCGCCGGATGGCGATGAGCGCCGCCGCGCTGGCCGCCGTGGTCGGGCCCGGGCTCATCGCCGGGCTGTCCGACGACGACCCGGCCGGTATCACCACCTATTCCTCCCTCGGCGCCTCGTACGGCTACCAGTTGCTCTGGGTCCTCGTCGTGTCGACCGTCGCGCTGATCCTCTTCCAGGACCTCGGCGCCCGGATCGGGGTGGTGACCGGGCAGGGACTGGCCGGCCTGATCCGGCAGCGGTACGGCGCCCGGGCCGGTGTGCTGTCGATCGCCGCGCTGGTCGTGGCGAACATCGGCACCACCACCGCGGAGTTCGCCGGTGTCGCCGCCGGCACCGAGATCTTCGGCCTGTCCCGCTACATCTCGGTGCCGATCGCCGCGATCGCGGTGTCGGCGCTGGTGCTGCGCGGCGGCTTCCGCGGCGTGGAGCGGGTGCTGATCGTGCTGTCTGCGGTGTTCATCGCCTACATCGGCGCCGGGATCCTCGCCCGGCCGGACTGGGGTGCCGCCCTGCAGGGCATGGTGGTGCCGGCGATGCCGCTGACCAAGGACTCGATCCTGATCACCACGGCCACCCTCGGCACCACGCTCGCGCCGTGGGGGCTGGCGTTCATCCAGTCGTACGCCGTGGACAAGAAGCTCGGCACCAAGGAACTCGGTCTGCTGCGGATCGACGTGGTCACCGGGGCGATCCTCACCGGCGTGATCGGCTTCTTCGTCGTGGTGGCCTGCGCCGCCACCATGTATGCCCACGGGATCCAGATCACCGACGCGGCCAGCGCGGCCGTCGCCCTGGAACCCCTCGCCGGGCCGATGGCCGAGGCGCTCTTCGCCGTCGGCCTGCTCGGCGCCGCGCTGCTCGCCGCGTCGATCCTGCCACTGTCCACCGCCTACTCGGTCTGCGACGTGGCGGGCCGTCCGGCCGCCCTCGACGACACCCCGCGGGAGGCGCCGCTGTTCTACGGCACCTTCGCGACCGTCACCGTGATCGGGGTGGTGCTGGTGCTGCTGCCCGGGGTGTCGCTGGTGCCGATCCTGGTGCTCACCCAGGTGCTCAACGCGGTGCTGCTGCTGCCGCTGCTGGCGTACATGGCCGGCATCGCCCGGGACCGGCGGCTGATGGGCGAGTACGTCGCCGGCCGGGCGGTCACCTCGGTCTACTACGTGGTGATCGCCCTGGTGGTGGTGTGCATCCTCGCCATGCTCTGGCTGACCTTCATCGGCGGCTGA
- a CDS encoding carboxyl transferase domain-containing protein, with protein sequence MFQRIAVVNRGEAAMRLIHAVRDLNAERRDEPPITTIALYTDAERTAMFAREADEAYPIGPASGRPYLNHALLAKTLTHARADAVWVGWGFVAEDAAFADLVESLGITFIGPSGEAMRQLGDKIGSKRIAEQVGVPVAPWSGGGVDTLEDALAAAEQIGYPLMLKATAGGGGRGIRKVETAGDLTDAYQRTRDEAERAFGSGVVFLEKLVTCARHVEVQVIADGRGTAWAIGVRDCTVQRRNQKVIEESASPLLTTEQTDDLRAAAERLALAVDYRGAGTVEFLYQPDERQFAFLEVNTRLQVEHPITEVTNEFDLVKAQLHVAAGGRLTERPREAGHAVEARLNAEDPDRDFAPAPGRISRLDLPAGPGIRVDTGVAEGDTIPADFDSMIAKIIAYGHTRDEALGRLRRALAETTVVIEGGATNKSFILELLDRPEVTGRGTTGGTSGGWADTGWIDRTRAAGGLVADRHSGIALVAAAIEAYDEEDAVDVARLLETAHGGRPQLRPTPGRSVDLKLRGVVHTLTTWQTGPEHYRVRVGDRTVDVAVERLDDVHCRITVNGERHRLVTATHGPVLLIEVDGVTHRVSRDEGGVLRSPAPALVVATPVAVGDVVQAGAPVVVLESMKMETVLPAPFTARVKELQVMTGSQVETMAPLVRLEPVGDGEEAAATSEPGTVDLPTAAPQTDPAAVADALRADLSAVLRGYDIDPAAQTLGCYLAARDEARAAGADVLTGEIALVALFADLTELSRNRPFGEQANTELRIHSDREQFHRYLQSLDVDRAGVPAQFSQRLTRALAHYGVYSLDRTHALELAVARIFTAQQRVSTDVQVVLAILDRWITESAPEAERAGTARAQLERLVRATQRRFPAVGDLARSVRFRWFDQPQVDAERDAVLARARAEVDALAADPQAPDYAERIAALAALPEHTAPFLAERLAREVPAHEPILEVILRRHYGDHSLTDVVPGTADGRAVVTARCLLEDRPTVLVSTLGRADELGPGGPLATLVADRLADRTPGDDAAVEVYVRWPEPVDLTAAGARLAPLLSGWDWRGSLRRIVVGLCTVEGDVDYLTFRPTATPDPDGARVLAEDQRVRGVHPMVFRRLDLWRLREFETTRLPAPEGVLLFDCVARSNPADRRLVAMAQVRQLASVRDDRGRLVGLPHAEQAVENCLEAIRRTQVSLGSAGGRLDMNHVWVHVWPEVELDLRDVMALRHKITPLSDGTGIEEVVAHGTFLQPGDGTMPLAIRFHTRPGGGVTASVEAPPSEPLKPLDDYAAKVLRAKRRGLVYPYELAGALADGGTLVELDLDPSVAPGEPDRLVPVERPYGQNRAGIIVGRVTTPTPVHPQGVTRILLCGDPTKGLGALAEPECRRVIAAVDLAEAEGVPIEWYTLSSGARISMESGSENLDWVAAALRRIVEYTQAGGIVNVVVAGINVGAQPYWNAEATMLMHTKGILVMTPDSAMVLTGKQSLDFSGGVSAEDNLGIGGYDRVMGPNGQAQYWAPDLASAFGILLGHYDRTYVAPGESGPRAATTTDPADRDVSGYPHPYGTDFATVGEIFSAEHNRDRKKPFDIRTVIAAVCDQDHPRVERWAGMADAETAVVVDARLGGHSVSVLGIESKPVKRAGFPPTDGPDTYTAGTLFPRSSKKVARALNAASGNRPLVVLANLSGFDGSPESMRDLQLEYGAEIGRAIVNFSGPIVFVVISRYHGGAFVVFSKRLNEDMTVLALEGSYASVIGGAPAAAVVFGRDVDKRTAADPRVADLEARLPLVSPAERAELQLELDDTRAAVRAEKISEVAAEFDGIHDIHRAVRVGSVDRVISTAELRPAIIGVIEEYQARQG encoded by the coding sequence GTGTTCCAGCGCATCGCTGTCGTCAATCGCGGCGAGGCCGCCATGCGGCTGATCCACGCCGTCCGTGACCTGAACGCCGAACGCCGGGACGAGCCGCCGATCACCACCATCGCCCTCTACACGGACGCGGAACGTACGGCGATGTTCGCCAGGGAGGCGGACGAGGCCTACCCGATCGGCCCGGCCAGCGGCCGGCCGTACCTCAACCACGCCCTGCTCGCGAAGACCCTCACGCACGCCCGCGCCGACGCCGTCTGGGTCGGCTGGGGCTTCGTCGCGGAGGACGCCGCCTTCGCCGACCTCGTCGAGAGCCTCGGCATCACCTTCATCGGCCCCAGCGGCGAGGCGATGCGCCAGCTCGGCGACAAGATCGGCAGCAAGCGGATCGCCGAACAGGTCGGCGTCCCGGTGGCGCCGTGGTCCGGTGGCGGGGTCGACACGCTCGAGGACGCCCTGGCGGCGGCCGAGCAGATCGGCTACCCGCTGATGCTCAAGGCGACCGCGGGTGGTGGTGGCCGCGGCATCCGCAAGGTGGAGACCGCCGGCGACCTCACTGACGCCTACCAGCGCACCCGCGACGAGGCCGAGCGCGCGTTCGGCTCGGGGGTGGTCTTCCTGGAGAAGCTCGTCACCTGCGCCCGCCACGTCGAGGTGCAGGTGATCGCCGACGGCCGGGGCACCGCCTGGGCGATCGGGGTGCGGGACTGCACCGTGCAGCGGCGCAACCAGAAGGTGATCGAGGAGTCGGCCTCCCCGCTGCTCACCACGGAGCAGACCGACGACCTCAGGGCCGCCGCCGAGCGGCTCGCCCTCGCCGTCGACTACCGGGGCGCCGGGACCGTCGAGTTCCTCTACCAGCCCGACGAGCGGCAGTTCGCCTTCCTGGAGGTCAACACCCGCCTGCAGGTCGAGCACCCGATCACCGAGGTCACCAACGAGTTCGACCTGGTCAAGGCCCAGCTGCACGTCGCGGCCGGTGGCCGTCTCACCGAACGCCCCCGGGAAGCCGGCCATGCCGTCGAGGCCCGGCTGAACGCGGAGGACCCGGACCGGGACTTCGCCCCCGCCCCCGGCCGGATCAGCCGCCTCGACCTGCCGGCCGGTCCCGGCATCCGGGTGGACACCGGCGTCGCCGAGGGCGACACCATCCCCGCCGATTTCGACTCGATGATCGCCAAGATCATCGCCTACGGCCACACCCGCGACGAGGCGCTGGGCCGGCTCCGCCGGGCCCTGGCCGAGACCACCGTCGTCATCGAGGGCGGCGCCACCAACAAGAGCTTCATCCTGGAACTGCTCGACCGGCCCGAGGTGACCGGTCGGGGCACCACCGGCGGGACCTCCGGCGGCTGGGCCGACACCGGCTGGATCGACCGCACCCGCGCCGCCGGCGGCCTGGTCGCCGACCGGCACTCCGGCATCGCGTTGGTCGCCGCGGCGATCGAGGCGTACGACGAGGAGGACGCCGTCGACGTCGCCCGGCTGCTCGAGACGGCCCACGGCGGCCGCCCCCAGCTGCGGCCCACGCCCGGCCGCTCGGTCGACCTCAAGCTGCGCGGCGTCGTGCACACCCTCACCACCTGGCAGACCGGCCCGGAGCACTACCGCGTCCGGGTGGGTGACCGGACCGTCGACGTCGCGGTGGAGCGGCTCGACGACGTGCACTGTCGGATCACCGTCAACGGTGAGCGGCACCGTCTGGTCACCGCCACCCACGGGCCGGTGCTGCTGATCGAGGTCGACGGCGTCACCCACCGGGTCAGCCGCGACGAGGGTGGGGTGCTGCGCTCGCCGGCGCCGGCGCTGGTCGTCGCCACCCCGGTCGCCGTCGGTGACGTGGTGCAGGCCGGCGCCCCGGTGGTCGTCCTCGAGTCGATGAAGATGGAGACGGTGCTGCCCGCGCCGTTCACCGCGCGGGTCAAGGAACTGCAGGTGATGACCGGCAGCCAGGTCGAGACGATGGCCCCGCTGGTCCGGCTCGAGCCGGTCGGCGACGGCGAGGAGGCGGCCGCGACGTCCGAGCCCGGCACCGTCGACCTGCCCACGGCCGCCCCGCAGACCGACCCCGCCGCGGTCGCCGACGCCCTGCGTGCCGACCTTTCCGCGGTGCTGCGCGGCTACGACATCGACCCCGCGGCGCAGACCCTCGGCTGCTACCTCGCCGCCCGGGACGAGGCCCGGGCCGCCGGTGCCGATGTGCTGACCGGAGAGATCGCGCTCGTCGCGCTGTTCGCCGACCTGACCGAGCTGAGCCGCAACCGGCCGTTCGGCGAGCAGGCGAACACCGAGCTGCGGATCCACTCCGACCGTGAGCAGTTCCACCGCTACCTGCAGAGCCTCGACGTCGACCGGGCCGGTGTCCCGGCCCAGTTCAGCCAGCGCCTCACCCGGGCACTGGCCCACTACGGGGTGTACTCGCTCGACCGGACCCACGCCCTCGAACTGGCCGTCGCCCGGATCTTCACCGCCCAGCAGCGGGTGTCCACCGATGTGCAGGTGGTGCTGGCCATCCTCGACCGGTGGATCACCGAGTCCGCCCCGGAGGCGGAGCGCGCCGGCACTGCCCGCGCCCAGCTGGAACGCCTGGTCCGGGCCACCCAGCGCCGGTTCCCCGCGGTCGGCGACCTGGCCCGGTCGGTCCGGTTCCGCTGGTTCGACCAGCCGCAGGTGGACGCCGAACGCGACGCGGTCCTGGCCCGGGCCCGGGCCGAGGTGGACGCCCTGGCGGCCGATCCGCAGGCCCCTGACTATGCCGAACGGATCGCGGCGCTGGCCGCGCTGCCCGAGCACACCGCGCCCTTCCTGGCCGAACGGCTCGCCCGGGAGGTGCCGGCCCACGAACCGATCCTCGAGGTGATCCTCCGCCGGCACTACGGCGACCACTCCCTCACCGATGTGGTGCCCGGCACCGCCGACGGGCGGGCCGTGGTCACCGCCCGCTGTCTGCTGGAGGACCGACCGACGGTGCTGGTGTCGACCCTCGGCCGGGCCGACGAACTCGGCCCCGGCGGGCCGTTGGCGACGCTGGTCGCCGACCGGCTGGCCGACCGTACGCCGGGCGACGACGCGGCGGTCGAGGTGTACGTCCGCTGGCCGGAGCCGGTCGATCTCACCGCTGCCGGCGCCCGGCTCGCCCCGCTGCTGTCCGGCTGGGACTGGCGCGGCAGCCTGCGCCGGATCGTCGTGGGCCTGTGCACCGTCGAGGGCGACGTCGACTACCTGACGTTCCGGCCGACCGCGACGCCCGACCCCGACGGGGCCCGGGTGCTGGCCGAGGACCAGCGGGTCCGCGGCGTCCACCCGATGGTGTTCCGCCGCCTCGACCTGTGGCGACTGCGCGAGTTCGAGACCACCCGGCTGCCCGCCCCCGAGGGCGTCCTGCTGTTCGACTGCGTCGCCCGGTCCAACCCGGCGGACCGGCGTCTGGTCGCGATGGCCCAGGTCCGGCAGCTGGCCTCGGTCCGCGACGACCGGGGACGGCTCGTCGGCCTGCCGCACGCCGAGCAGGCGGTGGAGAACTGCCTGGAAGCGATCCGCCGGACCCAGGTGTCGCTGGGATCGGCGGGCGGCCGGCTCGACATGAACCACGTCTGGGTGCACGTCTGGCCCGAGGTCGAGCTCGACCTGCGCGACGTGATGGCGCTGCGGCACAAGATCACCCCGCTCAGCGACGGCACCGGGATCGAGGAGGTCGTCGCCCACGGCACCTTCCTGCAGCCGGGCGACGGCACCATGCCGCTCGCCATCCGGTTCCACACCCGGCCCGGCGGCGGGGTGACCGCCTCGGTCGAGGCGCCGCCGTCGGAGCCGCTCAAGCCGCTGGACGACTACGCGGCCAAGGTGCTGCGGGCGAAGCGGCGCGGCCTGGTCTATCCGTACGAGCTGGCCGGTGCGCTGGCCGACGGCGGGACCCTGGTCGAGCTCGACCTCGACCCGTCCGTCGCCCCCGGTGAGCCGGACCGGCTGGTGCCGGTCGAGCGTCCGTACGGCCAGAACCGGGCCGGCATCATCGTCGGGCGGGTCACCACGCCGACACCGGTGCACCCGCAGGGGGTGACCCGGATCCTGCTGTGCGGCGACCCGACCAAGGGGCTGGGGGCGCTGGCCGAGCCGGAGTGTCGCCGGGTCATCGCGGCGGTCGACCTGGCCGAGGCCGAGGGCGTCCCGATCGAGTGGTACACGCTGAGCTCGGGCGCCCGGATCTCGATGGAGTCCGGCAGCGAGAACCTGGACTGGGTCGCCGCGGCACTGCGCCGGATCGTCGAGTACACCCAGGCCGGCGGCATCGTGAACGTCGTGGTGGCCGGCATCAACGTCGGCGCCCAGCCGTACTGGAACGCCGAGGCGACGATGCTGATGCACACCAAGGGCATCCTGGTGATGACCCCCGACTCGGCCATGGTGCTCACCGGCAAGCAGTCGCTGGACTTCTCCGGCGGGGTGTCGGCCGAGGACAATCTCGGCATCGGCGGCTACGACCGGGTGATGGGCCCGAACGGTCAGGCGCAGTACTGGGCGCCCGATCTCGCCTCGGCGTTCGGCATCTTGCTCGGCCACTACGACCGGACGTACGTCGCGCCCGGCGAGTCCGGGCCGCGGGCGGCCACGACGACGGATCCGGCCGACCGGGACGTGTCGGGCTACCCGCACCCGTACGGCACCGACTTCGCGACCGTGGGGGAGATCTTCAGCGCCGAGCACAACCGGGACCGGAAGAAGCCGTTCGACATCCGGACGGTGATCGCGGCGGTGTGTGACCAGGACCATCCCCGGGTCGAACGGTGGGCCGGGATGGCCGACGCGGAGACCGCCGTCGTGGTGGACGCCCGGCTGGGCGGCCACTCGGTGTCGGTGCTCGGGATCGAGTCCAAGCCGGTGAAGCGGGCCGGGTTCCCGCCCACCGACGGACCGGACACCTACACCGCCGGCACCCTGTTCCCGCGGTCGAGCAAGAAGGTGGCCCGGGCGCTCAACGCGGCCTCCGGCAACCGGCCGCTGGTCGTGCTGGCCAACCTGTCCGGCTTCGACGGGTCGCCGGAGTCGATGCGCGACCTGCAGCTGGAGTACGGCGCGGAGATCGGCCGGGCGATCGTCAACTTCTCCGGCCCGATCGTCTTCGTCGTCATCTCCCGCTACCACGGCGGGGCGTTCGTGGTGTTCAGCAAGCGGCTGAACGAGGACATGACCGTGCTGGCGCTGGAGGGGTCGTACGCCTCGGTGATCGGCGGCGCACCCGCCGCGGCGGTGGTGTTCGGCCGGGACGTCGACAAGCGCACCGCGGCCGACCCGCGGGTCGCCGACCTGGAGGCCCGGCTGCCGCTGGTGTCCCCGGCCGAACGGGCCGAGCTCCAGCTCGAGCTGGACGACACCCGGGCCGCGGTGCGGGCGGAGAAGATCAGCGAGGTGGCGGCCGAGTTCGACGGCATCCACGACATCCACCGCGCCGTCCGGGTCGGGTCGGTGGACAGGGTGATCAGCACCGCCGAGCTGCGGCCGGCGATCATCGGGGTGATCGAGGAGTATCAGGCCCGGCAGGGCTGA